The bacterium sequence TGGGCAGCCTGTTCATGCTGATCGGTTTTCTGGCCATCTATTTTACCCACGGCTCGGCTACAGGCGTCTACACCTTTGACCTTCTTAAATGGTTCGACGGTTCACTTCCATCCAACATCCAGTTCTGGGCCTTCTGGGCCCTGTTCCTGGGCTTCGCCATCAAGGTACCGCTATTTCCGTTCCACACATGGCTTCCTGACGCCCACGTTGAGGCGCCAACAGCAGGTTCTGTCATCCTTGCCGGTGTGCTTCTCAAAATGGGAACCTACGGTTTCGTGCGGTTTTCCCTGCCCCTTATGCCCGAAGCAACTATGAATGCGATCCCTTATGTCATGGCTCTCGCCCTCATCGGGATCATTTACGGGGCGCTGGTGGCCTGGGTACAACCCGATGCCAAAAAGCTGGTGGCCTACAGTTCGGTAAGCCATCTCGGTTTTGTCATATTGGGGCTGTTCACCCTCACCGTTCAGGGTATTCAGGGCGGAGTTCTGCAGATGGTCAACCACGGACTTTCCACCGGCGCCCTGTTCCTCCTGGTGGGAGTGCTTTACGAAAGACGCCACACGAGGATGCTTGATGACTTCGGCGGTCTCACTAAAAAAATGCCGATCTTTGCCGTAATGCTCGGGATCGCCACCTTCTCCTCCATCGGACTTCCCGGCCTGAACGGTTTCATTGGTGAGTTTCTCATCCTCCTGGGGGCGTTCAAGGCCGAGATGTACGTCTACTGCGCGATCGCTGCCACAGGCATCATCCTGGGGGCTGTCTATATGCTGCACATGTATAAAAAGATCATGTTCGGTGAGA is a genomic window containing:
- a CDS encoding NADH-quinone oxidoreductase subunit M, which gives rise to MSEMSLPLLSIITYIPAVGAILMALFISGKNAAAIRNTALGIALIDFVASLGLLFKFQVGVPGFQMIEKVSWIQSFGIQYFMGVDGISLLLVLLTTLLGVLAILSSFTAITKQVKEYMACLLFLQTGMIGVFFSLDVVLFYIFWEVMLIPMVLLIGIWGGQRRVYAAVKFFLYTLVGSLFMLIGFLAIYFTHGSATGVYTFDLLKWFDGSLPSNIQFWAFWALFLGFAIKVPLFPFHTWLPDAHVEAPTAGSVILAGVLLKMGTYGFVRFSLPLMPEATMNAIPYVMALALIGIIYGALVAWVQPDAKKLVAYSSVSHLGFVILGLFTLTVQGIQGGVLQMVNHGLSTGALFLLVGVLYERRHTRMLDDFGGLTKKMPIFAVMLGIATFSSIGLPGLNGFIGEFLILLGAFKAEMYVYCAIAATGIILGAVYMLHMYKKIMFGEITKKENEDLKDMNFREILVMAPIIVLIFWIGLYPGPFLRILEPAVNEVVARVNVGTKDSERSHTAAVGKYTSGEEVAVVAVSDAVLSSHGIDE